The genomic DNA TATAATTGTATAACAACTatgaatttctcaaaataaaacagactAACCTCCCACAGCATGTAAAATAACTTCTGGAGCACAGGTATCCCACTTCTTACATCCAGGACTTGCAAAGACATAAGCAGAGGCTTtgccttcaatcagctgaataatCTGTAAGAGTGAAAGTAACAACTGTCCTTTGATACTTGAAAGCATAATAGAAAGTCATGAAAAGACTGAGgtacagagaagaaaaactgCTTGTTTCTATCATGGATATTTAATCAGTTCCTCTATTAAACTTAGGTTAAAGCCTTTAGCAGATTTAAATTATACCATTATTAtgaagaaatacagagaataaatgcataatatagtgatatgaagaaaatataatggTCAAAAAAGCTACAAAGAGGATCTCTGAACAATTTCTATATTCCCAGTTACATAAAATAACATGTtccttttattcatgttttttttttttttttttttttttgagacggagtttcgctcttgttacccaggctggagtgcaatggcacaatctcggctcaccgcaacctccgcctcctgggttcaggcaattctcctgcctcagcctcccgagtagctgggattacaggcgtgcgccaccatgcccagctaatttttgtatttttagtagagacggggtttcaccatgttgaccaggatggtctcgatctcttgacctcgtgattcaccctcctcggcctcccaaagtgctgggattacaggcttgagccaccgcgcccggcctcgtgttttttttaattgtaaaagcaATTACATTTATTgcagaattaattaaaatttttttaaacatctaaaAAATTGACCATTATTAGAGGCTGCtctcggtggctcactcctataatcccagaaatttgggaggctgaggcaggtggatcacttgtggccaggagtttgagatcagcctggccaacatagcaaaaaaccatctctactaaaactataaaaaaattacccgtaatcccagctacttggaaggctggggcatgagaattgcttcaacctgggaggtggaggttgcagtgagccaggatcttgccattgcactccagcttgggcaacgagagcaagactccatctcaaacaaacaaacgaacaaaaacccttttgtttctttttcttttatttgagatggagtttcactcttgttgcccaggctggagtgcaacggtgcaatcttggctcactgcaacatctgcctcccaggttcaagcaattctcctgcctcagcctcccgagtcactgggattataggcacgtgccaccacaccaggctaattttgtattttcagtagagatggggtttctccatgttggtcaggtggtcttgaactgctgacctcaagtgatccacccaccttgcctttccaaaatgatgggattacaggcatgagccactgtgcctggccccctttAGTTTCTTAAACTCccatttttcattattatgagTAAATGCCTttagaaaacctaaaaataattacTGCTAATACATAGGTGAGGAGAAATAAATTCCATTCAATTCATTAAACGTCTATTACCTCCCCTATGCTCCACACACGTGTGAAAATCTATCAGGCAGTACAGTACGTGCAGTTCCATATCACTAGAGCTGAAGTATGAGTTGGATGATGGGAGATGAGGCTTGGAAGGGTCCAAGGACCAAGATATAGAAGGCCTTACAACCCTTGCTAATAGGCCTCTATTTTAAATTGTGATGGGGAGTCATCTGAGGATTTGGGCCACAGgagtagttttgcatttttaattggAAGACTGGATTGAACaggcagaccactttggaagctATTGGAACAGCTGGGTGAGGGATGCTGATAGGTTTCAACTATAGTACTAGCAACTGATGTGGACAAGAGGAGACATTGGAAGTATTCAAGAAGATATGTAAGTAGGACCAGATTGATAGGATGTGAGGGAAGAATGAAGGGGTCTAGGATGACTTTCAGGTATCTGGCTGGACACTTAGGAAAATGGTGGTGCTTTAGCCGAATAGtaaaacagagaaaggaacacttcCAGAGGTGGGTAGAAAGAGGATGAACTCAAATTGGACACGCTGAATTTGAGATACCTGAGGGATGTCATCATGATGATATCCAGGGGACAATCAGATGAGAACAGATCAGGGCTAGGGATGTAGATCAAATTGTGTCCCATTTCATAATTCTCTCAGCAGGTTGGAAACCTGGATGAAAGAATGGGGGAAATAGATAGGAAGTGGGCAGGCAGGCCCGAGCTTAAGCCTCCAGGAGGTCTAGGAACTCATCTAAGAGGGTCCTTGGGAAAATAAGGTCTTTGGAGAGAAACATGAGTCTCACCCTGATGACTTTTATTAACACTGAActctctcagttaaaaaaaaaaaaaaacttgactcttaaatttatttttaaaatttaaatactgcTGAAATGTACAAATTGTAATCCTTACTCCCATCTCTTTAAACTcttatttgatgtttttaaaagtccAGGATTTCAACAACTCACTTGCATTTCAGAGCAGGTGACAGACCTTTTTCATACCTTGTTTCCTGCTCCTCCCACTCGCAGCACAACATCGGGGTTCATGGCGGTAACACAGTCAGTAACCAACTTGTTGCTATGGGATCGGGTAGTTGTGATAATGTGTTTCCCAGTGGGGACTTCTTTCAGCTGAAACCCAAAGGCACCTAAACCTAAGACTCCCCAGATCGTCCTCCCCAACACAGCATCTGGTCCTGCCTATGTAAACAAGTGAAACAACAAAACTTGTGATTATTTGGAGAAGAATGTTAGCCATAGATGGAATATTTCATATTAGCATCacgattaaaaaaaataaaacacagtaatTTTATAAAGTACAAGAACAATATCACTGACAAAGAATTCTTCCTGAGAATCTGCCgattattatgattattgttCTGGTTAATAGTTTCAAAGAATGTTTGGTTTGCCCCTTCTGAAAGTAagggaaatagagaaaagaaaagaaaaaaaaaaagtttggttatTCCCCAGAATCCTTATAAACTGATTATGGTTTAtaatgtattgaaacatcataAACTTATTACTGATTCTCTGAATCATCTAGTGATCTGTTGTATTTGAAAGTGGCCATTTTCAGAAGGTGCTAAGATCCCCAGGAAATGAAATACCACGCATTGATTACTACTCTTCATTATCcatgaaatattaaaaagcatgTTGCTACTGGAATAGGTAATGATGACAATGTATTTTACTGCTAAGGAGATAGGGCAACTGAAAAGGCCAATACATTATTGATGAAGTAGGTACTGTCGtccttaaagatgagaaaaatggaatACGGAATAATTAAGTGATCTGGCTAAAGGCTCTAGGAAGTTTACTACCCAAAATTGGCTCATCTGTCTTCACAGATGATATTCTTCAACACTAAATTAGACTACCTAAGTTTACTTGCCAAAATGTCGTCAAACACATCATCTTATTTGCCCTACAGCAGTACCCTGGGTGCTGTTATTGTGAAATATGCTTGTGTTGCAGGTTGGTTCCCTGGGAAGCAGACTCTGAGACAGGTGATATGTTTGCTAGGAAATGTGCTTGGCATCAACACCTGTTGAAGGACAAGGGCATGGGCAGAGGGAAGACATAAACTGTGATGCAGGCACAAGAGCTGACCCTACGGGGAGCTGTTCCTTCGGTAGCTCTGGAGCTACCACAGCCCTTCAGGGTTGTCCCAAACTGGGATGAAAGGGCAGGTCTTTGAGCTCCTGCAATAGTCAGTCACTGGAAATGAGCTGCCTTGGGAAGAGCTGTGGCCCTGGGTGAGACAACTCTCCATAGATAGGGCAATCCCAAGAGTCTGACGGCAACCGTGGCAACAGAGCCAAAGAACAGGCACTGGGTGCTCAGTATATGTTAATGTGCTTCCTCTGTTCCCACCTGCACTTACACTACAGGAGAGGCTTGGAATCTGAAAAGTACACATTCcaattagctggacatgctggcgcacacctataatcccagctactcaggaggctgaggcatgagaatcacttgaacccaagaggcagaggttgcagtgagcagagatcacgccacttcactccagcctaggcaacaggcaagactctgtctcaaaaaataaaaagtacaaaaattagccaggcatggtggcatatgcctataatcgtagctactagggaggctgaggcagagaattgcttgaactcaaggggtggagactgcagtgagccgagattgcaccattgcactccagcctcggtaacagagtgagacttcatctcaaaaaaaaaactggcttcaATGTAAAACTGGATTGCGTTTCTTCATGCTAATTCCTTTAAGTGCCTACCAACTTTAGTATATGTTGGAAGCAATAATAAAGTTTGAATTGATAAGTCTTTTCTCTGGCTCAGGAGGACAATATAAAGTTATATAGTAGCAAGGTTTGGAtttgagtttgaatcccagctctgctatttACCACCTGGGTGACCACAGGCAAGTtaattgcctcagtttcctctttaaaatggagataatagtttCCTCAGAGGGCTGTGGTGAGTATTCAGTGAAAGGATACATTTGACACCCTTGAGCCTGGCAGCATacagtaaattctttttttttttgagacagagtttcgctcttgttacccaggctggagtgcaatggcacgatctcggctcaccgcaacctccgcctcctgggttcaggcaattctcctgcctcagcctcccgagcagctgggatgacaggcacgcatcaccatgcccagctaattttttgtatttttagtagagacggggtttcaccatgttgaccaggatggtctcgatctcttgacctagtgatccacccgccttggcctcccaaagtgctgggattacaggcttgagccaccgcacctggcctgcatacagtaaattcttaataaattttagTTATTATGGTGATGATGATTTAAAATTGAATCTTTAGCCTGAAAACCACCAACACAGCTGAGCAACGTTTCTACTTCCATTTATTGTAATGAGTTTTAAGGCAtaagcaagaaaagcaaaagaaaggataaagaGAGTGCACAGAAGGGGAAGTGATACagagagaggtaaggaagagaAGCAGCACAGGAGAAAATGAACTGTATGTGGGTGGGATGCACAGTGACCACCTGGGGTTCTGTAAGTTGCCTACCTCTTTTCTACCTGCTAGTGGAGCCAAAACCCTAGCTATTTTTCTCACCTTTGCTTCATTCCTGTGTTCCCTTAACTGCTGCTTTTCATTGTTCTGTGGAAAATGAATACAATTTTTCTAATCTCAGAAAGAAGTGGTGAAAATTATTAACTCCTAagcacttagatttttttcttgatgaaAGGTACCATGCATTACAATGCTTTCTATGAATTAAATGTCCCTTTCTAAAGTAATAGTCttgcctggcacggtggctcacgcctgtaatcccagcactctgggaggcccaggtgggtggttcacgaggtcaggagtttgagaccagcctggccaatatggtgaaaccctgtctctactaaaaatgtcaaaaaaaaaaaaaaaaaaattaggcgtgatggtgcaagcctgtaatcccagctactttggaggctgaggcagaagaatcgcttgaatccaggaggcggaggttgcagtgagctgagattgcaccactgaagttcagcctgggcgacagagtgagattctgtctccaaaaaaaaaaaaaagtaatagtctTAAATTAAAGTTTACATAAAAACCACAAACTTGTGTCTGCATATAACAGTATGAACATtaaaatggccgggcatggtggctcaagcctgtaatcccagcactttgggaggccgtggtgggtggatcacgaggtcaagagattgagaccatcatggtcaacagggtgaaaccccgtctctaccaaaaatacaaaaaattagctgggcatggtggcacatgcctgtaatcccagctactcgggaggctgaggcaggagaattgcctgaacccaggaggcgaaggttgtggtgagctgagatcgtgccattgcactccagcctgggtaacaagagcgaaactctgccttaaaaaaaaaaaaaaaaaaacattaaaatgatatttaaagaattaatagaCACGAGCAATTTAACCCAAGAGACTTTCTCAATAACATATAACTATTTTGGTAAATCCTAAGAAACACATGACcccttaaataaaatttataattatatgaacagcagaaaacaacaaatttatattagaaataatGATTAATCCTGCTTTCAACTCAGAGTGGAAAATCAGAAGTAATATTGCCCACTctgattattttgtttctctaaagTTCTATCAAGGTCTCATTAATATAAATACCTTAACTACTTTATCTCAaccattttctataaaatttaatgtaatttaatggTATATTCTTATTCTTGCTTTGAAATCACACTAGTCTCTTGCTTCTATGGAAGGCAATTTCTCTGATATATAATAGAAAATCAAAGCAGATTAGAAGAGACGAGGAAAGAGGGCACGAGCATAACAAGCTCTGTTACCAACACGGACTGTAATTCAGGCACTATGCAACATTAACTGGAAAACAGCATGGCTAGCATCTTTCCCTTGTTGAAATGGTTCATTTCTTTAATGTGCTTGACAAACCAATTGTAAATCagatatctttctttcttttttcttttttaaaaaaaaatcacatgtatgTGATAACCATGACACAAATGTAGCTTTAGGGCAAAACATAACACATGATACTAGCTTTCCATACAACATacaaagagttttgctcttgttactcaggctggagtgcaatggcgccatctcggctcaccgcaacctccgcctcctgggttcaggcaattctcctgactcagcctcctgagtagctgggattacaggcaagcgccaccatgcccagctaattttttgtatttttagtagagacggggtttcaccatgtttaccaggatggtctcgatctcttgaccttgtgatccaccgcctcggcctcccaaagtgctgggattacaggcttgagccaccgcgcccggctaaatCAGATGTCTTGATGCCCAAGCTAATCAAGAACCATATCAGTAATTCTCTAACATTTGTATTTGAATCATaaggaattaatttaaaaatagataatgcatacagtatatctgtatatatagacatacatatatttacatgccCAGTATCAATGTCGCCAGAGATTTTGATTCAATTGTTCTCGAGAATGGCATCggaatccatatttttaaaagtttctcaaCAGTTAACAGCATAGCTAAAAAACGTtgaagataataaaaaaattttaaaagtgaaagttCCCCAGATGATTGCGTGTGCAACCAAGATAAAAACTACTCGCTTAGATAACATAAAGAACCATATAACACCATCCTTATTTATCTAATGAAATAACTTTGTATCACTTGTAGTAATACCTCATAGTTGTAATATGGCTGGTTAATAATTCCTGCTATGGCTTTTCCTTCATAAGCAATTCCAATAAGAACTGTTACATTATCAAGAAGACCtgtagagaagaaataaatgtcaattaTATAACTTGCTCATGTTATGACTCATCATTATTACATCAATTGGTCAAAGGTGTTTTTGCAGCTAAGCAGTTCACAGATGAGGGGAGAGTGAGTGAGACGGGCATGGGatggtggaggtggcagagcaAGAGCTACACAGCTGTGCTGGTTATAGTTTTTCTACCCCATTAAAGCTGGGGGTTCAGCATAGGTTTCACTTTGGTAACACTGGTTTACTGTGTTAGTTATTCTCATCTGGGAGACATTAGAAGTGTGGCGCTGGTAGAGTACGTGAGGAGTGGTATTTGAAAAGATgaattttcttcctctgtcttgatAATCAGTGATGTGTGTGATAACCATGACCACAAATGTAGCTTTAGGGCAAAACATAACACATGATACTAGCTTTCcatacaacatacaaaatatcaaatatttacaACTAAATATCATCTCCTTGTCTTACTGCTGTCAAATATGAATACAAAAGAGATACGAACCTTCAGTATACTCCTTGGTTCCATCCAGAGGATCAACCCAGACTacaagctaaaattaaaaaaagagaaggaaaatatctaaatcaagcatacaaaattctaaaaattgatttaaatggATCAAAACTacgcttttttttcctttttcaaattatAGTATAGATGGCTTACGTTAATGTCATCTGTTTTTAAATAGTACAAAAACTGCTTTCTTTTGTAATCATGGAAGAATTCCATTTGAGTCAAAGTCTGATTTAAGAATTTTCAACATGAAATGCTTAACTAATAAAAGTTTGTTGTCATTTGAACACTAAGCACAATGAATATACTGATGTCTAGATCATGGTACAAGGAAAACTTGTAAAGTGgcataaaaaatgttttgagcaTGTATAGCTGCtactcatttttatatataagtgctgatttttttttttttgagatggagtttcattcttgttacccaggctggagtgcaatggtgcgatctcggctcaccgcaacctccctcctggattcaagcgattctcctgcctcagcttcccgagtagctgggattacaggcatgtgccattacgcccagctaatttttttgtatttttagtagagacggggtttcgccatgttgaccaggatggtctcgatctcttgaccttgtgatccacctgccttggcctcccaaattactgggattataggcgtgagccaccgtgcccggccttaagtgctgatttttaaaaaacaacagccTGGGAGCCACGGTGActcaggccagttgtcctggtgcatGAGGAGGTGAGGCTACgcattcgaggccagcctgggaaacagaaaccactcatctattaaaaaaaaccagTCTGATTATCTTAAGGATACATTCCATATAATCCAGTGATAAATGAATGATTAATAAAACTGGCAGcagatttaaaaggaaaattcctTCTGTTTAGGACATTTAATATGATTCGGGATATGCTGCTTTAAACACTAGAATTATAAAATGATGTGAATTTGTGAGTGAGGGCATGTTTCTGATGGAGGGCACCACgtctcattttctttgtttcctccATACCACAGAGCAACGTGTCTTACTCATAGTAAGTCTCCATTACTATGGAATAAGTATGCATTAAATGatcaaaaattagaaaactaaacAAGTTATGGTGGCTATGTGAAGTCACAGATTTAACTTAAGCAACTATAAAAAGCAAGCAGGATGATATTTATggccttctaaaaatataaggtACCAACCTGTTTTATAGCCTTTATCCCTAATTACCAGTGAATGTTTTACTACCAAATCTACTAAGTAACAAATTAGATTTTCTTcctaaaagtgtttatttttaatgagacagggtctcactctgttgtccaggctggagggtacGTGTAAAACTGTACATGGTAAGAACAAGGTAGGAAAACTTACACTTCCCAATTGTAAAACGTAATACAAAGCAAGAAagtatggtattggcataaggatagatatatagaccaatgcaacataACTGAGAGTCCATAATGAAACCCGTAAcccatacatctttttttttcccctttgagatggagttttgctcttgttgcccaggctcaccacaaactctgcctcctgggttcaagtgattctcttgcctcagcctcttgagtagctgggattacaggcgcaggccaccacgcctggctaattttgtattttgtcgagacgggatttctccatgttggtcaggctggtctcaaactcctgacttcaggtgatctgcctgcctcagcctcccaaagtgctgggattataggcatgagccaccgcgccaggcatGAAACCCATA from Callithrix jacchus isolate 240 chromosome 19, calJac240_pri, whole genome shotgun sequence includes the following:
- the LOC100387578 gene encoding 3'(2'),5'-bisphosphate nucleotidase 1 isoform X1; this encodes MASRNTVLMRLVASAYSVAQKAGMIVRRVIAEGDLGIVEKTCATDLQTKADRLVQMSICSSLARKFPKLTIIGEEDLPSEEVDQELIEDGQWEEILKQPCPSQYSAIKEEDLVVWVDPLDGTKEYTEGLLDNVTVLIGIAYEGKAIAGIINQPYYNYENNEKQQLREHRNEAKAGPDAVLGRTIWGVLGLGAFGFQLKEVPTGKHIITTTRSHSNKLVTDCVTAMNPDVVLRVGGAGNKIIQLIEGKASAYVFASPGCKKWDTCAPEVILHAVGGKLTDIHGNVLQYHKDVKHLNSAGVLATLRNYDYYASRVPESVKNALVP
- the LOC100387578 gene encoding 3'(2'),5'-bisphosphate nucleotidase 1 isoform X4, which gives rise to MASRNTVLMRLVASAYSVAQKAGMIVRRVIAEGDLGIVEKTCATDLQTKADRLVQMSICSSLARKFPKLTIIGEELVVWVDPLDGTKEYTEGLLDNVTVLIGIAYEGKAIAGIINQPYYNYEAGPDAVLGRTIWGVLGLGAFGFQLKEVPTGKHIITTTRSHSNKLVTDCVTAMNPDVVLRVGGAGNKIIQLIEGKASAYVFASPGCKKWDTCAPEVILHAVGGKLTDIHGNVLQYHKDVKHLNSAGVLATLRNYDYYASRVPESVKNALVP
- the LOC100387578 gene encoding 3'(2'),5'-bisphosphate nucleotidase 1 isoform X3 — translated: MASRNTVLMRLVASAYSVAQKAGMIVRRVIAEGDLGIVEKTCATDLQTKADRLVQMSICSSLARKFPKLTIIGEELVVWVDPLDGTKEYTEGLLDNVTVLIGIAYEGKAIAGIINQPYYNYENNEKQQLREHRNEAKAGPDAVLGRTIWGVLGLGAFGFQLKEVPTGKHIITTTRSHSNKLVTDCVTAMNPDVVLRVGGAGNKIIQLIEGKASAYVFASPGCKKWDTCAPEVILHAVGGKLTDIHGNVLQYHKDVKHLNSAGVLATLRNYDYYASRVPESVKNALVP